In Oryza sativa Japonica Group chromosome 8, ASM3414082v1, the sequence ATACCGAAAGAGCCAAATCAGTCCATGGTGAATTAaaggcttgttcactttgatgctcaAATTAACCATACCAAATTTGATAATGCTAAATTTTTTTGCGCATTTTGGTATTACCAAATTTTACGTAGTGTTTTAAGAGAGAAAGCTTCTAgaaataccaaaatttggtaagtagCAATGTTTGAAGCCCTCAGTATGTCTAGTTTGTTGTTAGTATTTGCAACAAATCATCTTACATGAGGAATGTACTCATTATAACATTTTAGAGGttttgtagtttattttttttatttaaggaGACCTCATTCAGCTGTGCGAAAGCAAATTTTTTAACATGGGCTTGTTGGGCTTTTGACATGGgctgggaaagaaaaaaaaaagaagagacagCCCATTAATTCTCACATACTTATTGGGCCTTTTGCGTGCGTGGTTgcctcactgacatgtggggcctcgTCGACGCCAAGCTAATCCGCGTCTCCACCGCGATGCACCgcttcgcctccgcctcctccctcccgccgccggcgccggcgacggcggcggccgcggcggcgcaggctgCGGCTCTCAGGTtcggctccgccgccaccactcgtGTCCCCCGAGCGCTAGCCCTGACCGCCTCCACTTGCCCATGGCACCGCCGACacctctgctcctcctcctcctcctcctcgtcggcggcggctgcggctgctacggcggcggcggtggaggaggcgcggcAGGGGCGGAAGCAGCTGGGCGCGACGACGCAGCTCTACGAGTACCTCCTCGCCAACGTCCGCGAGCACCCGGTGCGTGTCTCCCTCCCTCCGCTCTCTGCTTGGTTCGTCTCGAGCAAATTTTGCCGCCATTTTGGGGTGCGGAATTCGCGTCATGCTCTCTTGCCAATGTGTGCTTCCGTTTTATCCCGTGCTGGAAAAATGCATCAGGTTCTCAAGGAGCTTCGTGAGGAGACGGCGGCCATGAGAGGGAGCCAAATGCAGGTGCGTGCCATGGATAAACTTGGCTACTCTTCTTAGAGAGCTCATTTACCATTTTCCCCTATAAAATTAGTCCTAATCTTTTTCAAGGTAACATTGGTCCAATGAAGCCACTTCATACATGATTACTTTTATTTCTGAAAGTGCAATGATACTGTTTAGAGATGTTTCGGAAATCAGTTACAATATATACACTCTCAGCTGGTTTCTTTGTCTTGTTAGGTTTCACCTGCGCAGGCTCAGCTTCTAGCAATGCTTGCGCAAATTCTTGGGGCTCAACGATGCATTGAAGTCGGAGTCTATACAGTATGTGATCTGACCTAGTGTTTGTTACTTTGTTTTG encodes:
- the LOC4344681 gene encoding uncharacterized protein; translation: MWGLVDAKLIRVSTAMHRFASASSLPPPAPATAAAAAAQAAALRFGSAATTRVPRALALTASTCPWHRRHLCSSSSSSSSAAAAAATAAAVEEARQGRKQLGATTQLYEYLLANVREHPVLKELREETAAMRGSQMQVSPAQAQLLAMLAQILGAQRCIEVGVYTGYSSLAVALALPESGRLVACERDERCLEVAKKYYQRSGVAHKVDVKHALAADSLKLLIDGGEVNSYDFAFVDADKRMYEEYYELLLKLVRVGGLIVIDNVLWYGRVADPLVNDRKTISIRNFNKKLLEDNRVSISMVPIGDGMTICRKLVDT